A genomic stretch from Candidatus Hydrogenisulfobacillus filiaventi includes:
- a CDS encoding putative Salicylate biosynthesis isochorismate synthase (Evidence 3 : Putative function from multiple computational evidences) — MNGQREALEQWLAEGLAAVRRRPGWYVAGTTAAALGLEGEDWRRWAAHPAAVWAWEEADGLTVGLGRAWIRRVPWGQDPWPLLAAAVRELARVPGLPPQLRLGGGVAFQPAAAPGPDWAAWGAAALTLPLLTITARRGQPARLTLVLPPAASATGRLAAQELPRLARGPLPAAPEAVRVVAESGTGPAAWTQRVERARAAIRAGELDKVVLARSRTLTFERGLGVAEVWDRLGDRAGEATLFLLADPGGGPARFVGASPELLVRTRAGRVETMCVAGSAPPEADPVRALLASPKNRGEHAWVREHILARLAPWCTAVEAPAEPEVVRRSYIQHLVTPVQGRLRPGAGLLEVAGALHPTPAVGGAPAEAALAWLAREEGLERGWYAGAVGYVDLVGEGAFWVGLRSALLQGRQAVLYAGCGIVADSDPAAEYRESGWKMRPMLEALGTEAAAWRMQA, encoded by the coding sequence ATGAACGGGCAGCGTGAGGCCCTGGAACAGTGGCTGGCGGAAGGGCTGGCGGCCGTCCGCCGCCGGCCCGGCTGGTATGTGGCCGGGACCACGGCGGCCGCCCTGGGTCTGGAGGGGGAGGACTGGCGGCGGTGGGCCGCCCATCCCGCTGCAGTATGGGCCTGGGAGGAGGCGGACGGCCTGACCGTGGGCCTAGGCCGCGCCTGGATCCGCCGGGTGCCCTGGGGGCAGGACCCCTGGCCGCTGCTGGCGGCTGCGGTGCGGGAACTGGCGCGCGTCCCCGGGCTGCCCCCGCAGCTGCGCCTGGGAGGCGGGGTGGCCTTTCAGCCGGCGGCGGCCCCCGGTCCGGACTGGGCAGCCTGGGGGGCCGCCGCCCTGACCCTGCCCCTGTTGACCATTACGGCCCGGCGCGGCCAGCCTGCGCGGCTGACCCTGGTGCTGCCCCCCGCCGCTTCCGCTACCGGGCGCCTGGCGGCGCAGGAGCTGCCGCGGCTGGCCCGGGGACCGCTCCCGGCCGCGCCGGAGGCGGTGCGGGTGGTGGCGGAGTCCGGGACCGGTCCGGCCGCCTGGACGCAGCGGGTGGAGCGGGCCCGGGCTGCCATCCGGGCCGGGGAACTGGACAAGGTGGTGCTGGCCCGTTCTCGGACCCTGACCTTCGAGCGCGGCCTGGGAGTGGCGGAGGTCTGGGACCGGCTGGGCGACCGGGCCGGGGAGGCCACCCTCTTCCTGCTAGCGGACCCGGGCGGAGGGCCGGCCCGCTTTGTGGGGGCCAGCCCGGAACTCCTGGTGCGGACGCGGGCGGGCCGGGTCGAGACCATGTGCGTGGCGGGATCCGCCCCGCCCGAGGCCGACCCCGTGCGGGCGCTGCTGGCCAGCCCCAAGAACCGGGGCGAGCACGCATGGGTGCGCGAGCACATCCTGGCGCGGCTGGCGCCCTGGTGCACCGCAGTGGAGGCGCCGGCAGAGCCGGAGGTGGTACGCCGCTCCTACATCCAGCACCTGGTCACCCCCGTGCAGGGCCGGCTGCGGCCGGGGGCCGGGCTGCTGGAGGTGGCGGGGGCGCTCCACCCCACCCCGGCGGTGGGCGGGGCGCCGGCGGAGGCCGCCCTGGCCTGGCTGGCACGCGAGGAAGGCCTGGAACGCGGCTGGTACGCGGGGGCGGTCGGGTACGTGGACCTGGTGGGGGAAGGGGCCTTTTGGGTGGGACTGCGCTCCGCCCTGCTGCAGGGGCGGCAGGCGGTGCTGTACGCCGGTTGTGGGATTGTGGCCGATTCCGATCCTGCGGCAGAGTACCGGGAGTCGGGTTGGAAGATGCGGCCGATGCTGGAGGCCCTGGGAACGGAGGCGGCGGCATGGCGGATGCAGGCATGA
- the menD gene encoding 2-oxoglutarate decarboxylase and 2-succinyl-5-enolpyruvyl-6-hydroxy-3-cyclohexene-1-carboxylic-acid synthase (Evidence 2a : Function from experimental evidences in other organisms; PubMedId : 6780514, 8169214, 8566759, 12682299; Product type e : enzyme): MADAGMTRAVAALVAGLREGGVRHAVACPGSRSTPLTVRLREEPGIRLWMHLDERSAAFFALGLARSTQSPVVLVSTSGTAAANFLPGVVEAFLSRVPLVVLTADRPPELRDTGAPQTIDQVRLYGSHVKWFLDLAVPDGHTIPPRYARLTGTRAARTAAIGPAGPVHLNVPLREPLVPDLGPVEPAGQPSSLSVRPRLLDPSPLAALAGRQGVVVAGAADLARWERALRTLARRLNWPLLADPLSNLRAGDPEAPLAAYDAVVRAPAARTLRPEVAVRFGPPPTSKALNTFLEGAELWVVDADGWREPSLAGAQVLWAEDLSPLEDWDPGRPGPRGWLEAWRTAEAGARAAMAAYLHQEAPPAFEGLLYHRLGRRLDPAAPVLAGNSMPVRDLDSFYWGSDPPLRLWGNRGANGIDGVVSTALGLAAGAGRAVAILGDLSFYHDMNGLLAAKWHRLQGAVVVVNNDAGGIFRYLPQAALPGDLYRELFDTPHGIDFSGVATLYGLPYRRAATVGEVEEALARAEVEGGLWVIDWRVLDPAESAAVHRTLWRRVEERLG; encoded by the coding sequence ATGGCGGATGCAGGCATGACCCGGGCGGTGGCGGCCCTGGTGGCCGGCTTGCGGGAAGGCGGGGTGCGGCATGCGGTGGCCTGCCCGGGTTCGCGGTCCACCCCGCTCACCGTGCGCCTCCGGGAGGAGCCGGGCATCCGCCTGTGGATGCACCTGGATGAGCGCTCGGCGGCCTTTTTCGCGCTGGGACTGGCCCGTAGCACCCAAAGCCCGGTGGTACTGGTTTCCACCTCCGGCACCGCCGCCGCCAACTTCCTGCCGGGCGTGGTGGAGGCCTTTCTCAGCCGGGTGCCGCTGGTGGTGCTGACCGCCGACCGCCCGCCCGAACTGCGGGATACGGGGGCGCCCCAGACCATCGACCAGGTGCGCTTGTACGGCAGCCATGTCAAGTGGTTCCTGGACCTGGCGGTGCCGGACGGCCACACCATCCCACCCCGCTATGCGCGGCTGACCGGAACCCGGGCCGCCCGCACCGCTGCCATCGGCCCGGCGGGGCCGGTGCACCTCAACGTCCCCCTGCGCGAACCGCTGGTGCCGGATCTGGGCCCGGTGGAGCCGGCCGGACAGCCGAGCAGCCTGTCGGTCCGGCCCCGGCTGCTCGACCCGTCCCCCCTGGCGGCCCTGGCCGGCCGCCAGGGGGTGGTGGTGGCGGGGGCGGCCGACCTGGCCCGTTGGGAGCGGGCCTTGCGGACCCTGGCCCGTCGGCTGAACTGGCCGCTGCTGGCGGATCCCCTCTCCAACCTGCGGGCGGGGGACCCTGAGGCCCCCCTGGCCGCCTATGACGCGGTGGTACGCGCCCCCGCCGCCCGGACGTTGCGGCCGGAGGTGGCGGTGCGGTTCGGTCCGCCGCCCACCTCCAAGGCCCTCAACACCTTTCTGGAGGGGGCTGAATTGTGGGTCGTGGATGCTGATGGCTGGCGGGAGCCGTCCCTGGCCGGGGCGCAGGTGCTGTGGGCGGAGGACCTCTCCCCGCTGGAAGACTGGGACCCCGGCCGTCCGGGCCCCCGCGGCTGGTTGGAGGCCTGGCGGACTGCGGAGGCGGGGGCGCGGGCAGCCATGGCCGCCTACCTGCATCAGGAGGCGCCCCCGGCCTTTGAAGGGCTCCTCTATCACCGCCTGGGACGGCGCCTGGACCCGGCGGCGCCGGTGCTGGCGGGCAACAGCATGCCGGTGCGGGACCTCGACAGCTTCTATTGGGGATCCGACCCGCCGCTGCGCCTGTGGGGCAACCGCGGGGCCAACGGCATCGACGGCGTGGTTTCCACCGCCCTCGGCCTGGCGGCGGGGGCCGGACGGGCGGTGGCCATCCTGGGGGACCTCTCCTTTTATCACGACATGAACGGTCTCCTGGCCGCCAAATGGCACCGCCTGCAGGGGGCGGTGGTGGTGGTCAACAATGATGCCGGTGGCATCTTCCGCTACCTGCCGCAGGCTGCGCTGCCGGGTGACCTGTACCGGGAGCTCTTCGACACCCCGCACGGCATCGATTTCTCCGGCGTCGCCACCCTCTACGGCCTCCCCTACCGGCGGGCGGCCACGGTGGGCGAGGTCGAGGAGGCGCTGGCGCGGGCGGAGGTCGAGGGCGGGTTGTGGGTGATCGACTGGCGGGTGCTGGATCCGGCCGAGAGCGCGGCGGTGCACCGCACGCTCTGGCGGCGGGTGGAGGAGCGGTTGGGGTGA
- the menH gene encoding Putative 2-succinyl-6-hydroxy-2,4-cyclohexadiene-1-carboxylate synthase (Evidence 3 : Putative function from multiple computational evidences) — translation MRAWLEREAGLRLAYQVWGREDGVPVLCLHGFTGSGTTWRGVWDPSWPARCWAPDLWGHGASTVPADPARLSLEATAADLAALLDAGGLARVLVAGYSMGGRVALEFACRYPERVAGLLLESASPGIADPAERARRAAADDALADRIEREGMDWFTAFWEALPLFASHRRLPPEVQAALHRLRRSQSPAGLAQSLRGAGTGRQSSWWDALPTIQVPVVLVTGSLDPKFTAIARAMAARLPHVRHWQCAGAGHTPHLERPDCFRAALAALLAATRV, via the coding sequence GTGAGGGCCTGGCTGGAACGGGAGGCCGGTTTACGCCTGGCCTACCAGGTCTGGGGCCGCGAGGACGGGGTGCCGGTGCTCTGCCTGCACGGATTCACCGGTTCGGGCACCACCTGGCGGGGGGTGTGGGACCCGTCCTGGCCGGCCCGCTGCTGGGCCCCGGACCTGTGGGGGCATGGGGCGAGCACGGTGCCGGCCGACCCCGCCCGGTTGAGCCTGGAGGCGACGGCCGCCGACCTGGCCGCCCTGCTGGATGCCGGCGGTCTGGCGCGCGTCCTGGTGGCGGGCTATTCCATGGGCGGTCGTGTCGCCCTCGAGTTTGCCTGCCGGTATCCGGAGCGGGTGGCGGGCCTGCTGCTGGAAAGCGCCTCGCCGGGCATCGCCGACCCGGCGGAGCGGGCCCGGCGGGCCGCGGCCGACGATGCCCTCGCGGATCGGATCGAGCGGGAGGGTATGGACTGGTTTACCGCTTTCTGGGAGGCGCTGCCCCTCTTCGCTTCCCACCGGCGCCTCCCGCCCGAGGTGCAGGCCGCCCTGCACCGCTTGCGCCGGAGCCAGTCCCCGGCCGGGCTGGCTCAGAGCCTGCGCGGGGCGGGGACCGGCCGGCAGTCCTCCTGGTGGGACGCCCTGCCGACCATTCAGGTGCCGGTGGTGCTGGTGACCGGCAGCCTGGACCCCAAGTTCACCGCCATTGCCCGCGCCATGGCCGCCCGCCTGCCGCACGTGCGCCATTGGCAGTGCGCCGGGGCCGGGCATACCCCCCACCTGGAGCGGCCCGACTGCTTCCGGGCCGCCTTAGCCGCCCTCCTGGCCGCAACCCGGGTCTAA
- a CDS encoding HTH lacI-type domain-containing protein, which translates to MGATLKDVARRAGVSLATVSRVVNHVGGVSPAIVERVERALAELDYRPNEIARGLRAGSTHMVAAIVSDVTNPFFMEVIRGLEDGLRSQGYTVLIASTDEDLTKEEEYCRVLHRRQMDGIVLASSGQTYAGLSHLVGKTPVVLVDRLVEGAPYDAVLDDNRQGVDLLVDYLVARGHRHIGMVAGNQAFTSGQERLAAFREALGRHGLPAEPDWIPVGPFTVAFGREAARRLLALSRRPTAMVAANNRLALGLLTGLLEAGLQLPEEMTIVSYGDLSHADLFRVPITVVRQSGYAIGQEAAARILDRIRGDGRPPLIRRMQLELLDRMPPGPAGRVQP; encoded by the coding sequence ATGGGCGCTACACTCAAGGATGTCGCGCGTCGGGCGGGCGTTTCCCTGGCCACTGTCTCCCGGGTCGTGAACCATGTTGGAGGCGTCAGCCCGGCCATTGTGGAGCGGGTGGAACGGGCCCTGGCCGAACTGGACTACCGGCCGAATGAAATCGCCCGGGGACTGCGCGCCGGGTCCACCCACATGGTGGCGGCGATCGTGTCCGATGTCACGAACCCGTTTTTCATGGAAGTGATCCGGGGCCTGGAAGACGGCCTGCGGTCGCAAGGGTACACCGTCCTCATCGCCAGCACCGACGAGGACCTGACCAAGGAGGAGGAATACTGCCGGGTCCTGCACCGGCGGCAGATGGACGGCATCGTGCTGGCGTCTTCCGGGCAGACCTATGCCGGGCTATCCCACCTGGTGGGGAAGACGCCGGTGGTGCTGGTCGACCGGCTGGTGGAGGGGGCGCCCTATGATGCCGTCCTGGACGACAACCGCCAGGGGGTCGACCTGCTGGTGGATTACCTGGTGGCGCGCGGCCACCGGCACATCGGGATGGTGGCGGGGAACCAGGCCTTCACCTCCGGCCAGGAACGGCTGGCGGCCTTCCGGGAGGCCCTCGGGCGTCACGGGCTGCCGGCGGAGCCGGATTGGATCCCGGTGGGGCCGTTTACGGTGGCCTTCGGCCGGGAAGCCGCCCGCCGCCTGCTCGCCCTGTCCCGGCGGCCCACCGCCATGGTGGCGGCCAACAACCGTCTTGCCCTTGGCCTCCTCACCGGCCTGCTGGAGGCCGGCCTGCAGTTGCCTGAGGAGATGACCATCGTGTCCTACGGGGACCTTTCCCACGCCGACCTGTTCCGGGTTCCGATTACGGTGGTGCGGCAATCCGGCTATGCCATCGGCCAGGAGGCGGCCGCCCGTATCCTGGACCGCATCCGTGGGGACGGGCGGCCGCCGCTGATCCGGCGCATGCAGCTCGAGCTGCTGGACCGCATGCCGCCAGGCCCGGCCGGCCGGGTGCAGCCATGA
- the frcA gene encoding Fructose import ATP-binding protein FrcA: MPSLTAAAPRALPDAKVLELDRLSKHFGHLTAVAEASLNVGPGEVVGLVGDNGAGKSTLVRMVSGALTPSSGRIVLDGEVRHFRSPAEARAAGIETVYQDLALAPHLNVVQNLFLGRVHLAPGLPGRWWGHLDYRRMREEAAQALDSLGIRIRSLDQPVAELSGGQRQAVAIARAVMWGKHVLLLDEPTNHLGVREVDLVLDLVRRVSGHGVAVIYISHTLPHVFAIAHRIAVMRLGRMAAVKAAADTSLDEVVAYITGAKEGE, encoded by the coding sequence ATGCCCTCCTTGACTGCAGCCGCCCCGCGGGCGCTGCCGGATGCCAAGGTGCTGGAGCTGGACCGCCTCTCCAAGCATTTCGGCCACCTGACCGCGGTGGCCGAGGCCAGCCTCAACGTGGGCCCAGGGGAGGTGGTGGGCCTGGTAGGCGACAACGGGGCCGGCAAATCGACCCTGGTGCGCATGGTCTCCGGGGCTCTCACCCCCAGTTCGGGCCGGATCGTGCTCGACGGGGAGGTCCGCCACTTCCGCAGCCCGGCCGAGGCCCGGGCGGCGGGCATCGAGACCGTCTACCAGGATCTCGCCCTCGCCCCCCATCTAAACGTGGTGCAGAACCTGTTTCTGGGGCGCGTGCACCTGGCCCCGGGTCTCCCCGGCCGCTGGTGGGGCCATCTGGATTACCGGCGGATGCGGGAGGAAGCGGCTCAGGCCCTGGACAGCCTGGGCATCCGAATCCGGTCGCTTGACCAGCCGGTGGCGGAGCTGTCGGGCGGCCAGCGCCAGGCGGTGGCCATCGCCCGGGCCGTGATGTGGGGCAAGCACGTGCTGCTGTTAGATGAGCCGACCAATCACCTGGGCGTTCGGGAAGTGGACCTGGTCCTGGATCTGGTCCGGCGGGTGAGCGGACATGGGGTGGCGGTCATCTATATCTCCCACACCCTGCCGCATGTATTTGCCATCGCCCACCGGATCGCCGTGATGCGGCTGGGTCGGATGGCCGCCGTGAAAGCGGCCGCGGACACCTCACTGGACGAAGTCGTGGCCTACATCACGGGCGCGAAGGAAGGGGAGTAG
- a CDS encoding ABC transporter permease: MATQQVPAPEAGPSAAGWRQALRQWWMALILLGLVGVFTLVAPGFFSLENLRSTTLFASDTLLLGIGETLVIITGGIDLSVGAILGLAGMTAGWAMQAVLTADARAGAAALLLGFAVALATGTAAGLVNGLVITRMGITPFIATLGMLGIATGFTFLITNGTDITILPAALNAVGNTALAGWLPVPFLVALGVALAAHYVLTRTRFGLYTYAIGSNPEGARVSGIDVPLHLLKVYTLSGLIAGLAGILVVARLMAASPLEGANDELNAIAAVVIGGASLFGGRGRVLGTLIGGLVISVLVTGLVIAGVQPYWQTVAIGATIILAVYIDQSQQRAGQDG, translated from the coding sequence ATGGCGACGCAGCAGGTCCCGGCGCCCGAGGCCGGGCCGTCGGCCGCCGGTTGGCGTCAGGCGCTGCGGCAGTGGTGGATGGCCCTGATTCTCCTGGGCCTGGTAGGGGTGTTCACGCTGGTCGCCCCCGGGTTCTTCTCCCTGGAGAACCTCCGCAGCACGACCCTGTTTGCCTCGGACACCCTGCTGTTGGGTATCGGCGAGACCCTGGTCATCATCACCGGCGGGATCGACCTGTCGGTGGGGGCCATCCTGGGATTGGCCGGCATGACCGCCGGCTGGGCCATGCAGGCGGTGCTCACGGCCGATGCCCGGGCCGGGGCGGCAGCCCTGCTGCTGGGCTTCGCTGTCGCCCTGGCTACCGGCACCGCCGCCGGGCTGGTGAATGGGCTGGTGATCACCCGGATGGGTATCACGCCCTTCATTGCCACCCTGGGGATGTTAGGGATCGCCACCGGCTTTACCTTCCTCATCACCAACGGCACCGACATCACCATCCTCCCGGCGGCCCTCAATGCGGTGGGCAACACTGCACTCGCGGGTTGGCTACCGGTGCCGTTTCTGGTGGCACTGGGGGTGGCACTGGCGGCGCACTACGTCCTGACCCGCACCCGGTTCGGCCTCTATACCTACGCCATCGGCTCCAATCCGGAAGGTGCCCGGGTCAGCGGCATCGACGTGCCTCTTCACCTGTTGAAGGTCTACACCCTGTCCGGGCTCATCGCCGGATTGGCCGGGATCCTGGTGGTGGCACGGTTGATGGCGGCTTCGCCCCTGGAAGGGGCCAACGACGAACTCAACGCCATCGCCGCCGTGGTCATCGGCGGGGCCAGCCTGTTCGGAGGCCGGGGACGGGTCCTGGGCACCCTCATCGGCGGGCTGGTCATTTCCGTGTTGGTCACGGGCCTGGTCATCGCCGGGGTGCAGCCCTACTGGCAGACGGTGGCGATCGGGGCCACCATCATCCTGGCAGTTTACATCGATCAATCCCAACAGCGGGCTGGTCAGGACGGGTAG
- a CDS encoding LacI family transcriptional regulator yields MLHRLWQRRAAIGAGAALALGLSLAGCGQSAAPAGGKTLTIGFVPGMTTDPFFISMQAGAEAEAHKLGVKLLWEGASQYSPSQQTPYVDSLVARGVSALIVAPTDAQAMIPPIRQAVDPHIPVITVDSTINDHALLKSRITSNNVGGGEQAAAILARQIGYHGTVAILSPAPGITTDAARIQGFVAQIRKYPHIRYVGIEYDQEQNTKAATLAQDLVLHHPHLAGIFATDDTSASGAASGLRTAGKAGTVKIVAYDAEPAEVQGLENGSISALIAQKPAIEGQLAVEYAYDLLTGKAKAVRPFVELQNVVLDRANLAANRQWEYRTTP; encoded by the coding sequence ATGCTGCATCGTCTCTGGCAACGGCGGGCCGCCATCGGCGCAGGCGCCGCCCTGGCTTTGGGACTCAGCCTAGCTGGCTGCGGACAGTCCGCCGCGCCCGCGGGCGGAAAGACCCTGACCATCGGTTTTGTTCCCGGTATGACCACCGACCCCTTCTTTATCTCGATGCAGGCCGGGGCTGAAGCGGAGGCGCATAAGCTGGGCGTGAAGCTCCTCTGGGAAGGGGCCTCCCAATACAGCCCCTCCCAGCAGACCCCCTATGTGGACTCGCTGGTGGCGCGGGGGGTCTCCGCCCTGATTGTGGCGCCTACGGACGCTCAGGCGATGATCCCGCCCATCCGGCAGGCGGTGGACCCCCATATCCCGGTTATTACGGTGGATTCCACCATCAATGACCATGCCTTACTGAAGTCCCGCATCACCTCCAACAACGTGGGAGGCGGGGAGCAGGCGGCTGCCATCCTGGCCCGGCAGATCGGGTATCACGGGACGGTTGCCATCCTGTCCCCGGCGCCGGGGATTACCACCGACGCGGCCCGGATTCAGGGCTTCGTGGCCCAGATCCGCAAATACCCCCACATCCGGTATGTCGGCATCGAATACGACCAGGAGCAGAACACCAAGGCGGCGACCCTGGCTCAGGACCTGGTCCTGCATCACCCGCACCTGGCCGGCATCTTTGCCACCGACGATACTTCCGCTTCGGGCGCTGCCTCCGGACTGCGGACCGCCGGCAAGGCGGGGACGGTCAAGATCGTAGCCTATGACGCGGAGCCGGCCGAAGTACAGGGGTTGGAGAACGGTTCCATTTCCGCCCTGATTGCCCAAAAGCCCGCGATTGAAGGACAGCTGGCGGTGGAGTACGCCTATGACCTGCTGACCGGCAAGGCCAAGGCGGTGCGGCCGTTCGTAGAGCTGCAGAACGTGGTGCTCGACCGCGCCAATCTGGCGGCTAACCGTCAATGGGAATACCGCACGACGCCCTAA
- a CDS encoding protein of unknown function (Evidence 5 : Unknown function) — protein sequence MPSSRSGRRASSRQQPLRPDGQRGPGRAGNHRPLSGSLLHRRRPRPPTPRGGIPGVFRLRRDGGYAGAAVAPGLTDTRFAFAAAIARVAALLAVRFCSPQARWPAVTCNRKLRRPGS from the coding sequence TTGCCCTCATCGCGCTCGGGGCGCCGAGCTTCCAGCCGGCAACAGCCTCTGCGGCCGGATGGTCAGCGTGGGCCTGGCCGGGCTGGGAACCACCGCCCTCTGTCCGGTTCTCTCCTCCACCGTCGCCGACCTCGTCCCCCGACCCCACGCGGCGGCATCCCAGGCGTCTTTCGCCTCCGGCGCGACGGCGGTTACGCCGGAGCCGCAGTCGCGCCAGGCCTGACCGATACCCGCTTCGCATTCGCCGCCGCCATCGCCCGGGTCGCTGCCCTGCTGGCGGTCCGTTTCTGCTCACCCCAGGCCCGCTGGCCAGCTGTCACCTGCAACCGGAAACTACGCCGACCGGGATCGTAG
- a CDS encoding protein of unknown function (Evidence 5 : Unknown function): MVPVMAHSLFHLTNGVLILRFMAWVGAQQGGRERGGGPACSDRGAAGP, translated from the coding sequence GTGGTGCCGGTCATGGCGCACAGCCTCTTTCACCTCACCAACGGGGTGCTCATCCTGAGGTTTATGGCCTGGGTCGGGGCTCAGCAAGGCGGTCGTGAACGTGGCGGCGGGCCCGCCTGCTCCGATCGGGGGGCCGCCGGCCCCTAA
- a CDS encoding protein of unknown function (Evidence 5 : Unknown function), producing the protein MISRSSAPETAVVRAGVRCWRIRPARPSCADRGKPGVLPAGVRRVPAGTAPRAVLQDLATSLAALRAVAWRSSTRPAVCLLPPNEPVLERLKQAVRWG; encoded by the coding sequence ATGATAAGCCGTTCGTCCGCGCCTGAAACCGCCGTGGTACGCGCTGGGGTACGGTGCTGGCGGATCCGGCCCGCCAGACCATCTTGTGCTGACCGGGGGAAGCCCGGCGTGCTGCCGGCCGGTGTCCGCCGGGTCCCCGCCGGTACCGCCCCGCGGGCTGTGCTGCAGGACTTGGCGACGTCCCTGGCCGCCCTGCGCGCGGTGGCCTGGCGCAGCTCCACAAGGCCGGCGGTTTGTTTATTACCTCCCAACGAGCCGGTGCTGGAACGTTTGAAACAAGCCGTCAGGTGGGGGTGA
- a CDS encoding protein of unknown function (Evidence 5 : Unknown function): protein MAEAEATRQAVEQLRQMVQEAGRAVEDAAAAFATIRTAVEALRERLAGANAVSAIIGDIARTTNLLALNAAIEAARAGEAGRGFSVIAGDVRALADRTQKETGRIVTDLAEAVHQVEAAEAASNTGNQALAALLGAAEAVNEAVAALAARLASTVPEDV from the coding sequence ATGGCGGAGGCGGAAGCGACCCGGCAGGCGGTGGAGCAGCTACGGCAGATGGTCCAGGAGGCAGGGCGGGCGGTGGAGGATGCGGCCGCCGCCTTCGCCACCATCCGGACGGCGGTGGAGGCCTTGCGGGAACGGCTGGCCGGGGCCAACGCCGTCAGTGCCATCATCGGCGACATCGCCCGCACCACCAACCTGCTGGCCCTCAATGCCGCCATCGAGGCCGCCCGGGCCGGCGAGGCCGGCCGGGGCTTTTCCGTCATCGCCGGCGACGTCCGCGCCCTGGCCGACCGCACGCAGAAGGAGACCGGCCGCATCGTCACCGACCTGGCGGAAGCGGTGCACCAGGTGGAAGCCGCCGAGGCGGCCAGCAACACCGGCAATCAGGCCCTGGCCGCCCTGCTGGGCGCGGCGGAGGCCGTCAATGAGGCGGTCGCCGCCCTGGCCGCCCGCCTGGCGTCAACCGTGCCGGAGGACGTCTAG
- a CDS encoding protein of unknown function (Evidence 5 : Unknown function) codes for MRSHERTHGQGAVPRGRGPRGRPAPGGRVASPPLRRTPLPLEASGRVRHLAGIDGSGLRDGAAARAARHCAGGRHPGPGPGAGPGAVSRLHAPVREPQHRLACAHDQPGLPVRLRAGGGLNLDYDVQVGGLLIPGRDRGVQPRYPPPRQARMPAGIRAFSCPAGRIPARGRESY; via the coding sequence GTGAGGTCTCATGAACGAACCCACGGCCAAGGTGCTGTCCCACGAGGACGGGGCCCACGAGGACGACCTGCCCCTGGAGGTCGGGTCGCTAGCCCCCCGCTTCGACGAACACCCCTTCCCCTGGAAGCAAGTGGCCGGGTACGGCACCTCGCTGGCATTGACGGCAGTGGCCTTCGCGATGGTGCTGCTGCACGTGCTGCCCGGCACTGCGCTGGTGGCCGCCATCCTGGCCCTGGCCCTGGTGCAGGCCCTGGTGCAGTTAGCCGCCTTCATGCACCTGTACGAGAGCCGCAGCACCGCCTGGCATGTGCCCATGATCAGCCTGGCCTTCCTGTTCGCCTTCGGGCTGGTGGCGGGCTCAATCTGGATTATGATGTTCAAGTCGGGGGTCTCCTGATTCCCGGCCGGGACCGGGGGGTGCAGCCCCGCTATCCCCCGCCCCGTCAGGCCCGGATGCCGGCCGGCATCCGGGCCTTTTCCTGTCCAGCCGGCAGGATCCCGGCGCGGGGCCGCGAATCCTATTGA
- a CDS encoding conserved membrane protein of unknown function (Evidence 4 : Unknown function but conserved in other organisms) has translation MNEPTAKVLSHEDGAHEDDLPLEVGSLAPRFDEHPFPWKQVAGYGTSLALTAVAFAMVLLHVLPGTALVAAILALALVQALVQLAAFMHLYESRSTAWHVPMISLAFLFAFGLVAGSIWIMMFKSGVS, from the coding sequence ATGAACGAACCCACGGCCAAGGTGCTGTCCCACGAGGACGGGGCCCACGAGGACGACCTGCCCCTGGAGGTCGGGTCGCTAGCCCCCCGCTTCGACGAACACCCCTTCCCCTGGAAGCAAGTGGCCGGGTACGGCACCTCGCTGGCATTGACGGCAGTGGCCTTCGCGATGGTGCTGCTGCACGTGCTGCCCGGCACTGCGCTGGTGGCCGCCATCCTGGCCCTGGCCCTGGTGCAGGCCCTGGTGCAGTTAGCCGCCTTCATGCACCTGTACGAGAGCCGCAGCACCGCCTGGCATGTGCCCATGATCAGCCTGGCCTTCCTGTTCGCCTTCGGGCTGGTGGCGGGCTCAATCTGGATTATGATGTTCAAGTCGGGGGTCTCCTGA